The DNA region gctttgataatttttataacttTGAAGGGATCATCCTATTTTAGAGATAGTTTGCCTTTACTCTATCTATTACCCGTAGCCTCTAGTTTTTTTAACCTTGCCATCGTGATAATGAGTAGTCTAAGCCTATAGACTTCATTCCTAACTGTAGCTTTCAGACATGACTCTTCTAGGAAGCCGAGGTTGGTTATGAGACCTTGTTCATTACCTTCTAAGGTATAGTGAACAACTTAGTGGCCTGAACATTCTATTTTAGCTGGAATCATGACTTATGTCCTATATATAAGAAGAAATGGTGTCGTAAGTTCTAGAAAGAAGCAAAGGAAATGCTACTGCTTACTATCCCATCAATCAAATGTCACTAATCCGTCCTGATAGTAAATCCTTTCTCTTGCCAGTCTCAACACTGGATTTTTTTTACTGGCATTAGTTTTGAAGAAGGAATTCCCACCTTGACCATAACTTTTGTAGAGAGGATGTCAACTATACCACTATCATCTACCAGTATCTGATATACTCTGTGATTAGAGATAATGAAGGAAATGACAAGAGCGTGCTCATATGGAAAAGTCACTTATTTTCCATCTTTAGGAGTAATGACTATTGACCCGTTCCATTTAACCAACAATCTAGCAATAGTGAGCACTTGTCTACCATACTTCCTCTTTCCATTATCAGAGTCCCTCCCTAATTGAGGTTGCTCCTAAAATTACATTAATCTCAAGTAAAGTTGTAGCGTATTGACcatgatcttttttattttgcttaaaacaaaaatctttctttagAAACTGGTGAAGGTAGCCCTCAGGGATtagtctttcaatttctttcttcaagACATAACATTTCCTTGAAGTTGGCTGACTGTcaagcataaatttttttagtgtggCATGTTTTTCAAAGCCACGCTTCCCTCTTGTTTGttcaatgatcaagaagcaAATCAAAGATTTGTAGGATAGATCATTGTGTAGTttcacttacaattaaacaatttttttagtttctaagttctaaataattattattgattttgtatGATGTTAAAATTTACTTGAAGGGATCATTTAGGGAGAGAAATATCGATGGATGTGACTCAAGAAGACTAgacacaaaagaaaaatggataaGGATAAATTATTATGTGGTTTCACTTACAATTGGACAATTTCTTGGTTTTAAACTTGGACATGCCAatttaatttgaacttgaatgaTAGTGACTCGACTTCAACTTAATAAGTGAGTACTTTTTAGATAGTTGTTTTACATAATTGGTAAGGtatgaatattattaatttcaacttgAAGTCAGCTCAAtttaatccaatatatatatataaaacacaaacacacacacacatatttttattgaataattaattataatgaataaCCATATAGAtactcaaaattaaataaataatttataaatatttaataaaaaaaatataaataatacaaaaatatgacTAATGAATACCCATTGCCATCCCTGTTCAGGCcccaattaattgttttttttttctgatagtAATGGAGGCGTCATCTAGACAGGGACTCCGAACGGCCAGCACTCTCCTGGTCCCATTTCATGCGGTGTTGGGCTTGACTTGGATAAACACCTACCCTTGGAAAATTCAGTGTTGCTtcaaattattgaaaagaaatgcGTGGGCTTGGTTTTATTTTACTCCTCCGAGCAATATTGGTTTTATGagtttttctcatttatttattctccatcattattttttattgattaaaatacatgttgatTACCTTATTTTCATTCCATGTGAATGTTTGGTATCATcggtaataaataaaataaaactaaaacagaataaaataaaaaactttattcatTGATTAGactatcaaattatttttgttaccTAAGAGGCTTTGTTCTCTGGCTTAAAAAAAGTAGCAGAATGATAAATTTTGATCAATATCCACAACTCTATCTATAGCATAAATaatcttgataaattaatacTCGGTAAATTAATAGTGttaattacataatattttcttGGGTCTCgatttaaagtttaaataatatctcgattaaataatattttaattaattaataagtaTTCACTGCCCAAGAGTATTAATTTATagagatttaatatttttcttacatttCATGTGCAAATTCAATTTTCCTCctcccctttctttctttttatttttcctgtaatagaaaaaaaacgTTTTTCCCCATGATCTTGGCACATGccttgtttcttaaaaaatgtaCCTGAGCAATAATCAATCTTCTCTTAATTAATCACCAGACTATAAAAATGCTTCCACTTTGCTTTCAAAATGGGGCGAGAGGCGAGActgagaaaacaagaaagaggaCTGTCTCGTTTGCGACATCTCAACGCAAAGTGAGAGAGAACCTGAACGATGCTTTCCTTGTTGTTCTTGGTTCTTCTAATTCAAGCCAATCTATCCATGTCTGAACAACTGCCTCAAAACATATTTATCTTGGCCGGACAGAGCAACATGGCCGGCCGTGGAGGCGTAGTCAACAACACCAAGAACGGCATCGCCTCATGGGACGGCATTGTTCCTGTTCAATGCCAACCAAACCCATCGATTCTCCGGCTAAGTGCCAGCCTCACATGGGTCCAAGCCCATGAACCTCTACACGCCGACATTGATTATAACAAGACCAACGGGGTTGGACCAGGGATGTCGTTTGCCAACGCAATCTTGACTAAAGTGCCTAACTTCGGTTCCATTGGTTTAGTACCGTGCGCCATGGGAGGCACTTCTATAAGTGAATGGGCAAAGGGAGGTTTCCTCTATGACCAGTTGGTGAGGAGGACTCAGTTTGCTCTGCAGAGGGGGGGAGTCATTAGAGCCATGTTATGGTATCAAGGAGAAAGTGATACCCAAATCAGAGAAGATGCTGATGCGTATAAAGGAAGGCTGGACAGATTTTTCATAGATCTCCGCGCAGATCTAGGGTATCCAACGCTACCTATAATCCAGGTAATTATGGGCTGTTCTTTTACATCTGTCTGGATTGCTTCTAAACATCATCCACACCATTTTAAAACATGTAAACTAAATCTACAATTGCAATCAAGTCCCAGGAATCCTGGCCTTCTTGACTAGAtgcttgaacaaaaaaatataaagaaagtttGATGAAACAAGACAGCATGTTCagacaacaaaaacaaagaataaaattaaaatgtgagTGTGGATAACCAGCTCACCAGTTCTGAAGCAACGAACGTTAAttgtttaaattgttaggtggCTCTGGCATCCGGGGAGGGGCCGTATGTGGAGATTGTGAGAAACGCTCAGCTGGGAATTAACCTTCCTAACGTGCAGTGTGTTGACGCCAAGGGACTTCCACTCGAACCGGATAGGGTGCACCTTACCACGCCGGCTCAGGTTCAACTCGGTCAGGTTTTGACCGATGCATTTCTTCAATCTTTGCCTAGCCCAATTCACATTGCCAATAATTCTTGTAGGAGATTTTCAAATCTCATGTTTCACTTTCTTATCGGTCCATTGTTGAGATTTGTTTTGTTCATTGTACCTTTTACGtagatttttttcctcttaattacAACTTGCAGCTACAGTGACTTGTAGAACTGCTAGAATGTTTCAGCAAAGCCGAAGGGCGTGTCTATTGaacaaaagttatttaaatGGAACTGACTCGTGAACTCTGTCGCGCGTCAAAATCCACGTGGCGTCTGAttgtaatttttcatttgtttttgcttgatttattttttttggagtcgccacctagtattatgatcactaggaatcctaactagtctttcagagattctaaggcaagggactggttgcgtaaagggaagatattagcacccctagtacgccctacctaaggtaagttgtttggtgtttggtttgctctataattgctatggtgttggtgttttctaatcccatcagtttttctaggtttgattcaaataaaatttatttggatagaaatctaaggagattccatgtgctttgaaatctcatttttccctt from Populus alba chromosome 14, ASM523922v2, whole genome shotgun sequence includes:
- the LOC118036319 gene encoding probable carbohydrate esterase At4g34215, with amino-acid sequence MLSLLFLVLLIQANLSMSEQLPQNIFILAGQSNMAGRGGVVNNTKNGIASWDGIVPVQCQPNPSILRLSASLTWVQAHEPLHADIDYNKTNGVGPGMSFANAILTKVPNFGSIGLVPCAMGGTSISEWAKGGFLYDQLVRRTQFALQRGGVIRAMLWYQGESDTQIREDADAYKGRLDRFFIDLRADLGYPTLPIIQVALASGEGPYVEIVRNAQLGINLPNVQCVDAKGLPLEPDRVHLTTPAQVQLGQVLTDAFLQSLPSPIHIANNSCRRFSNLMFHFLIGPLLRFVLFIVPFT